The genomic segment GCCTTGAACACACTTGAATTTAAGGATTACTATGTTATTTTACCATCCGCGCCTATTTGGAATGTGCAGGAATTCATAAAGGCATTTGGAGGGAAATGCTGTCCCTCTGGTTTTAAATACAGTAGTGGAACGAATACTGACTGGCTGACAGTGGAGGATATCCGTATCCTTATCAAACTACACGTGGATCCAAATTTTATTTTTTAGTGGAGACTGTATTGAACAGAAGCTCTATACCGTATGCTCGTCAAAGTATTTCCGAACAGGATATACAGGCGGTTGTCGAGGTACTCAAATCCGATTGGCTTACCCAAGGACCTCTCATAGATCGTTTTGAAAAGATCGTGGCTGAATACTGCGGTGCAAAACATGCCGTTGCTGTCAATAGCGCTACCTCTGCACTCCATATTGCATGCTTAGCAGCAGGACTTAGCTCTGGAGACTGGCTCTGGACCTCCCCCAATACCTTTGTTGCCTCCGCAAATTGCGGGATTTATTGTGGTTCCTCTGTTGATTTTGTGGATATCGATTCCCTTAGCTATAATCTGTGCGCAGATGTTTTGGAAGAAAAACTTAAAGAAGCAGAACAGGGAGGAAGACTTCCAAAGATCGTTATCCCTGTGCATTTTGCGGGACAGTCATGCGACATGACAAAAATCTATGCCCTTGCAAAACGCTATGGGTTTACTGTTATCGAAGATGCCTCTCATGCAATTGGAGGGCGTTATAGGGGAAATGTAATTGGTAGTTGTGTTTTTTCTGACATGACCGTTTTCAGCTTTCATCCTGTTAAAATCATAACCACGGGAGAAGGAGGAATGGTTCTTACTAATAGGAGTGACTTGTACGAGAAGCTGATACGCCTGCGCTCACATGGTATAACCCGCAATCCTCAATTAATGGAGGGGGGATCCCATGGGTCATGGTATTATGAACAAATTGATCTTGGCTTTAATTACCGTATGACCGATATTCAGGCTGCCTTAGGGGCAAGTCAGATGAGCCGTTTGGATGAATTTGTAAAACGCCGTCGAAACTTGGCCCAGCGTTATAATGAAGATTTAGAGAGTTTTCCAATAATGTTACCCTGGCAACACCCAGATACTTTTTCAGCATTTCACTTGTATGTGATTCGACTTAAACTTAAAGAAATTAATAAGTCACATCGCCAGGTGTTTGAAGAGCTTCGAAATGAAGGGATTGGTGTAAACCTGCATTACATACCTGTTCATACTCAACCTTATTACAGTCGGTTAGGATTCAAACGTGGTGATTTTCCAGGAGCTGAAAGGTATTATAGGGAGGCAATAAGCATTCCCATATACTATGATTTGACAGACGAAGATCAGGATATTGTTATTGACAAAATCAAGCAGGTGCTTAGGTGAAGATAGGTTTGGGAACGGTGCAATTTGGCATTGATTACGGCATATCAAATCAGGACGGCAAAACCTCCCTTAATGAGATAAAAAAAATATTGGATATTGCAATGCACAATGGCATCAGTCTCATAGATACTGCGGCCATGTATGGAACAAGTGAAGAAGCATTAGGCAAAACGTTGTCTGATGGCTATAAATTTAAAATTGTTACAAAGACTGCGAGATTTTCCTCCTCAACAATAACATTAGATGATGCTCAGAGATTGGAGGGTTTTTTTTCCCAATCGTTGCATAAGATGAAGCATGCTTCAATTTATGGGTTATTGATACATAACGCAGATGACTTGCTAAGTAAAAATGGGCATCTTCTTTTTTCTAAAATGTCTGAATTAAAGCAGAAAGGTTTGGTAGAGAAAATTGGGGTGTCAGTATATACGGCATTGCAGGTTGATGAAATCTTAGAAAATTATCAGATAGATATTATCCAACTCCCAATAAATGTATTTGATCAGCGTTTACTGATCAGTGGTCATCTGTCTAAACTTAAAAAAAGAGGGGTTGAGATTCATGCGCGCTCAGCATTCCTGCAAGGGGTGCTGCTTATGTCACCTGAAACACTCCCACCTTTTTTTGATTCTGTTAGAGAACATTTGAAAAACTATTCCAGAATTATACATCAGCATGGATTAACACCAGCTCGAGCAGCCCTCGGTTTTTTGAATAACATAGCAGATATTGACTACATCATCTGCGGCGTGAACAATCATACGCAGCTTAAAGAGATATGCGCAGAGGTCATTCCTGTTGAAGCGATAGATTTCACCAGCTTTGCATTAAGTGATGAGTCTATATTAAACCCGTCAAATTGGAGGTATTGATTCAGCAAGCATGATATTAGCAATTCTACAGGCAAGGGTTTCCTCAACAAGACTTCCCGGTAAAGTTTTAAAAATTATTATTAACATGCCTATGCTGATGAGACAGATTGAGAGGATCGGACGCGCCAAGTTGATAGATAAGTTAATAGTAGCTACCAGTCTTGATCTGACTGACAATCCCATTGAAATGTTATGCAAAGAAAATGACATTGCATATTATCGCGGGAGTCTTGATGATGTCTTAGATAGGTTTTACCAGACAGCCAAACCTTATAATGCCGACCATATAGTAAGATTGACCGGTGACTGTCCACTTATTGATCCTCATTTGATCGATGAGGTGATTGCATTTCACATCCAGGGACAGTACGATTATAGCAGCAACAATTTTGAATGCACTTTTCCTGATGGCCTGGATACAGAGGTCTTCCGGTATAAATGCCTGGAGCAAGCATGGAAAGAAGCTGTTCTACCTTCGCAAAGGGAGCATGTCACTCCGTTTATTTATCAGCAACCGGATCGTTTCAGAATAGGAAATTTCAGGAACACTATAGACTTGTCCGGATTGCGCTGGACGGTC from the Nitrospirota bacterium genome contains:
- the pseC gene encoding UDP-4-amino-4,6-dideoxy-N-acetyl-beta-L-altrosamine transaminase, with protein sequence METVLNRSSIPYARQSISEQDIQAVVEVLKSDWLTQGPLIDRFEKIVAEYCGAKHAVAVNSATSALHIACLAAGLSSGDWLWTSPNTFVASANCGIYCGSSVDFVDIDSLSYNLCADVLEEKLKEAEQGGRLPKIVIPVHFAGQSCDMTKIYALAKRYGFTVIEDASHAIGGRYRGNVIGSCVFSDMTVFSFHPVKIITTGEGGMVLTNRSDLYEKLIRLRSHGITRNPQLMEGGSHGSWYYEQIDLGFNYRMTDIQAALGASQMSRLDEFVKRRRNLAQRYNEDLESFPIMLPWQHPDTFSAFHLYVIRLKLKEINKSHRQVFEELRNEGIGVNLHYIPVHTQPYYSRLGFKRGDFPGAERYYREAISIPIYYDLTDEDQDIVIDKIKQVLR
- a CDS encoding aldo/keto reductase, producing MKIGLGTVQFGIDYGISNQDGKTSLNEIKKILDIAMHNGISLIDTAAMYGTSEEALGKTLSDGYKFKIVTKTARFSSSTITLDDAQRLEGFFSQSLHKMKHASIYGLLIHNADDLLSKNGHLLFSKMSELKQKGLVEKIGVSVYTALQVDEILENYQIDIIQLPINVFDQRLLISGHLSKLKKRGVEIHARSAFLQGVLLMSPETLPPFFDSVREHLKNYSRIIHQHGLTPARAALGFLNNIADIDYIICGVNNHTQLKEICAEVIPVEAIDFTSFALSDESILNPSNWRY
- a CDS encoding glycosyltransferase family protein, which gives rise to MILAILQARVSSTRLPGKVLKIIINMPMLMRQIERIGRAKLIDKLIVATSLDLTDNPIEMLCKENDIAYYRGSLDDVLDRFYQTAKPYNADHIVRLTGDCPLIDPHLIDEVIAFHIQGQYDYSSNNFECTFPDGLDTEVFRYKCLEQAWKEAVLPSQREHVTPFIYQQPDRFRIGNFRNTIDLSGLRWTVDEAVDFELVSKIYDALYHNNSEFTTNDILSFLDIHPDLKTMNTQHERNEGMKKSFDKDAMFLKSTGEQ